A stretch of Bacteroidota bacterium DNA encodes these proteins:
- a CDS encoding T9SS type A sorting domain-containing protein, giving the protein MTSQLNGHSSKELAIWPNPVETTLRIAGPFPQDGRVLITLFDRLGRVVQEETRDSEGGLLDTFLDVKNVAAGLYYLRVSGSGMEVRFRLMKLD; this is encoded by the coding sequence TTGACATCTCAGTTGAATGGTCATTCTTCAAAGGAACTGGCCATTTGGCCCAATCCTGTTGAAACGACCTTGCGAATTGCAGGGCCATTCCCTCAGGACGGCCGTGTCTTGATCACGCTCTTTGACCGCCTGGGACGTGTTGTTCAGGAAGAAACGCGCGATTCCGAAGGCGGCCTCTTGGACACTTTCCTGGATGTCAAAAACGTTGCTGCAGGGTTGTATTACCTCCGAGTCTCTGGTTCAGGAATGGAAGTGCGGTTTCGACTCATGAAGTTGGATTGA
- a CDS encoding T9SS type A sorting domain-containing protein, whose translation MQRLKMVKLVGLVGIWMGMMVNFQPLLSQQISAGVGLSLFVCSDSTAMVWGFEREVPVKIEAPERIIAISGGGVHVLALCVDGTVWAGGLNGDGQLGLNDSVDRDTLAQVPGLSGIIAISAGGFHSMALRSDSTVWIWGGNDRGQLGDSTTADSSAPQQVMGLTGIVEIAAGGYFSMALQRDGRVWAWGSNSHGQVGDSIVADTIREVPVLLMGVDSIVKISAGGFHALALQSNGQAWAWGGNEKGQLGVGDNLDRFIPVLMNNGNSVTALVGGGRHTLALRSNGSVLAVGDNEYGQLGLGDTIDRDSLTALGGWMATSVAAGWLHSMIISPDGNCWAWGSNIVGQVGNGTLTDQWSPTQVLGLCPTYFAVSDTTYNNYFRPTTSLRNRWIAGELASSIALPDGRTIWLFGRSHLDSISPNNTIPCGRQEIDNCFMVQDSVNLSTFTTFLDTVVGHPSRSYFQYPALDSSYLLPGHGFVEYGDTATIFLSRYANDTTFVGNYAARIGIVTMTLLDITRCIPGNDEIDFGKAVIVDSLAGQLYLYGTKKDSSGRHPYLVRRELANDSATWYYATPTSWSPNIVDARPIAPIEVSDNFSVTAMQGHYYLITHNPKPDLVRCGLQRNILAYRSDSLKGPFEAVAVLATTPDSAANLPIFGFGAYTHQSLTHCDSLMLSYNVRDLDTDTLTNGCTSQCGSGSDQNADTWRPKFIHVPFPLLDTALSTTLTASFTSSHNGTLWSFHNTSLLADSYIWNFGDPASGTNNSSTLVNPTHNYTLPGNYQVTLAAFGCGTAAIWSSTMVHTSDPSEAFPTLQIYPNPSNGQIHVQATDLAKGPTTIEVFTLVGQKILDETHVTSGGKLNTQIDLNVPAGIYLLRFTNNSKTATRKLLIE comes from the coding sequence CAGCACGGCAATGGTGTGGGGTTTCGAACGTGAAGTGCCTGTCAAGATTGAAGCGCCTGAGCGCATCATTGCAATTTCTGGCGGAGGTGTGCATGTCCTGGCACTTTGTGTCGATGGTACCGTATGGGCAGGGGGACTGAATGGTGATGGGCAATTGGGACTCAATGATTCCGTTGATCGAGACACTCTCGCCCAAGTGCCGGGTCTTTCAGGCATTATAGCGATTTCTGCGGGGGGCTTCCATTCCATGGCCTTGAGATCTGACAGTACGGTTTGGATATGGGGCGGTAACGATAGAGGCCAATTGGGCGACTCGACCACTGCTGACAGTAGTGCCCCGCAGCAGGTCATGGGATTGACGGGAATTGTAGAAATTGCGGCAGGAGGTTATTTTTCCATGGCCCTACAACGCGATGGCAGAGTCTGGGCTTGGGGTTCCAACTCCCATGGGCAGGTGGGAGATAGCATCGTTGCCGACACGATTCGTGAGGTGCCTGTGCTGTTGATGGGCGTGGACAGCATTGTGAAGATTTCTGCTGGAGGATTCCATGCCCTGGCTCTTCAAAGCAATGGGCAAGCGTGGGCGTGGGGCGGAAATGAAAAAGGACAATTGGGGGTTGGCGACAATTTGGATCGTTTCATCCCGGTGCTGATGAATAATGGCAATAGTGTGACGGCGTTGGTGGGCGGCGGACGGCATACATTGGCCCTGCGTAGCAATGGCAGTGTTTTGGCTGTCGGGGACAATGAATATGGCCAATTAGGCTTGGGCGATACCATCGACAGGGATTCCCTCACAGCTTTGGGAGGTTGGATGGCCACATCAGTTGCTGCAGGATGGCTTCATTCTATGATCATTTCCCCTGACGGAAACTGCTGGGCTTGGGGGTCCAATATTGTTGGCCAAGTGGGAAATGGTACTTTGACCGATCAATGGTCGCCGACTCAAGTTCTAGGGCTCTGCCCCACATATTTTGCAGTATCAGACACCACCTACAACAACTATTTCCGGCCTACGACGAGTTTGCGCAATCGATGGATTGCAGGCGAACTCGCCTCCTCAATAGCCTTGCCGGATGGCCGAACCATCTGGCTTTTTGGCAGGAGTCATTTGGACAGTATTTCGCCCAACAATACCATACCTTGTGGGCGACAAGAGATCGACAATTGTTTCATGGTGCAAGACAGTGTGAACCTGAGCACTTTCACAACCTTTCTCGATACCGTCGTAGGCCATCCCAGTCGGTCGTATTTTCAATATCCAGCCCTAGACAGCAGTTACCTGTTGCCAGGCCATGGATTTGTGGAGTATGGTGATACCGCCACCATCTTCCTATCCCGATATGCGAATGACACCACATTCGTGGGGAATTATGCAGCACGAATAGGGATCGTCACGATGACATTGCTCGATATCACCAGATGTATTCCCGGCAATGACGAGATTGATTTTGGCAAGGCTGTGATTGTAGATTCCTTGGCAGGACAACTCTACCTCTACGGAACCAAAAAGGACAGTTCAGGAAGGCACCCCTATCTCGTGCGGAGGGAATTGGCCAACGACTCCGCGACATGGTACTATGCAACCCCGACAAGTTGGTCACCGAACATTGTCGATGCTCGGCCTATTGCCCCCATCGAAGTCTCCGACAATTTCAGTGTGACCGCCATGCAAGGCCATTATTATCTCATCACCCACAATCCCAAACCCGATCTAGTACGTTGTGGTTTGCAGCGCAATATCTTGGCCTATCGAAGCGATTCGTTAAAAGGGCCGTTTGAGGCCGTAGCCGTGCTCGCCACAACTCCCGACAGCGCGGCCAACCTGCCGATCTTTGGGTTTGGGGCCTATACGCATCAGTCTTTGACACATTGTGATTCTTTGATGCTCTCATACAATGTGCGCGACCTCGACACCGACACATTAACCAATGGCTGCACCTCGCAATGTGGATCTGGCAGCGACCAAAATGCCGATACATGGCGACCCAAATTCATCCACGTGCCTTTTCCCCTCTTGGACACCGCACTTTCCACCACCTTGACGGCAAGCTTCACAAGCTCCCACAACGGCACATTGTGGTCGTTCCACAACACCAGCCTGCTCGCAGACAGTTATATTTGGAATTTCGGCGATCCAGCATCCGGCACAAACAACAGCAGCACCCTCGTCAATCCGACCCATAACTACACTTTGCCTGGCAATTATCAAGTAACGCTAGCAGCCTTTGGTTGCGGCACAGCAGCAATCTGGAGCAGTACGATGGTCCACACGAGCGATCCATCCGAAGCCTTCCCAACCCTCCAAATTTACCCCAACCCGAGCAACGGCCAAATCCATGTCCAAGCCACCGACCTCGCCAAAGGTCCCACCACCATCGAAGTCTTCACCCTCGTAGGTCAAAAAATTCTTGACGAAACCCACGTCACTTCCGGCGGCAAGCTCAACACCCAAATTGATTTGAACGTTCCCGCCGGCATCTACCTCCTTCGATTTACCAACAACTCCAAAACGGCCACACGTAAGCTGTTGATCGAGTAA